The genomic region GTTGCTGACGACGTTGTCCGCAAGCGCAAATGTGCTACGCGCATTCTGACGGGGACCGCCCAACGCTCCGATTACTAACGTCGTGTCGAATTGACATAATTCGCTCCAGACTTCGGCGGTCGTATACGCCGTCTTGATAAAGCGTGGACGCTGGTGTTTCCGCAGATAACTCATCGTCCGAACAATAGAATCGGCGACATACATGCCACGTTTCTCATCATCCATCCCCGGCAGCTTGACATTCGGCAAGAACACCTCTAAGAGATGATCAAATCCTTCAATTTCACCGACAACATGCGCGAACTGCACATACGCTTGCAACATCCGTTCATCGGCGATTGGTTCATTGTTGAGTGTAATGGAATACAAACCAAGGTTGACTCGACACTCAAGTGCGGGACCGATGAGTGCCTCACAATAACGTTGCATATCTTCTGGAAACACCGTCTGAAACGGCATTGACGGACTCGACGTGTAAACCCCAAACCTCGGGTTCCAGATAGCCGTTTCCGAGTTCATACGGACAATCGGTGTAATTGGTGTGTTTTCAAACAGATTCTCATCAAGGGCAAGGATTTCTGCATCGGCAGGTGTCATCAGTAATCCATCTAACTGCCCATCAGCAACGAGGTCGCGTTGTAGTTGCAAAAACTCTGCGTGTGTTCGGTAGTGTGGTTTTGGATGCTGCACCTGCCCAAGTCCTTTAATCCCCGCGGATGCGAGTGGATCCGCAGCAAAAACCAGGATCGGGCTACGTGCAAGTAAGTCAGTATCAGCGAGTTTATCAAATATCCGGTTACCCATGTATAATTAATTCCTTGTAATTAGTTATCAGTACGGTTTTTCTGCGAAAAATCTTTCAGTTTTCAGTTAAGAGAAAGACTTGATGAATTCAGATCCGCCTCTTAACTGATAACTGACAACTATTAAAGTGTATTCGTTGGATCAATATCTATCACAAATTCAACAGCATTCGATTTAATTGCAGCCGGTGGCTCCTCAGTTAAGCGTTTAAGGAGTTGACCGATTTTTCCAACGGCGTTGCTCCGGAGCAAGAAATGCCACCGAAATTTCCCCTCAATTTTCGAGAGCGGTGCTGGCGCGGGACCGAGGATTTCTACTGTTGCCATTTCACTTTCGGAAACCTCTGAGGTGCGTCCTTGATCCGTTGGTTTGTAGGGGCTGGGTGACCCAGCCACTACAAGCTGATCCCGTACGGCGTGTGCAGTCTTTATAACCTCTTCCTCGTCTTTACCGCGGAGCAACAGCGTCGCAACGTGTGAAAAGGGCGGATATCGTAATGCCCCCCGCGCTTCAACTTCCTGCGTATAGAAATTAAGATAGTCGTGTTTCTGCGCAGCCAAAATGCAGTAATGCTCAGGCATATAGGTTTGAATGACGACCTTACCCTCAAGTTCAGCACGCCCAGAGCGTCCGGCGACCTGCGTCAGCAGGCTAAACGTCTGTTCACTTGCTCGGAAATCCGGAAGGTTCAAAGCCGTGTCTGCTGCAATAACACCTACAAGAGTGACATTCGGGAAATCCAACCCCTTTGACACCATCTGTGTGCCTATTAGGATATCAATCTGCTGGCGCTCAAACGCTTCCAAAATCTGCTGATGTGCGTTCTTCCGTGACGTTGAATCCGCATCAAATCGTTTCGCATTCGCCTTCGGAAACGACTTGCGGACCTCCTGTTCAACGGCTTCTGTTCCTGCCCCAAAAAATCGGATAGCCTCACTACTACACTGTGGGCATGCAGGGTGCGTCGGACGTTTGTTACCACAATGGTGACAAACGAGCTGCTTCGTTTCACGGTGATAGGTAAGCGAAATAGAGCAGTTGTCACACTGTTCAACATAACCACAGGTTCGGCAGAAGACATAGGTGGAATGTCCACGCCGATTGAGAAACAGGATAATTTGTTCACGCCGAACAAGCCGTTCTTCAATCGAACTTCGGAGCATCTCAGAGAAGATCGTCCGGTTGCCTTTTCTGAATTCGGCTCGCATATCAACGATGTGAACATCAGGCATCTTTCTGTCGAGAACACGGTCCGGCATCTCAAGAAGCCGGTAACTCCCGTTCTTTGCACGATAGAAACTCTCAAGTGATGGGGTCGCACTTCCAAGCAGGACGGGACAGTTTGCGAGTTCACTCCGCTTTTGTGCTACCTCCCGCGCGTGGTAACGCGGAGCGGTGTCCGACTTATAGGAATCCGAGTGCTCCTCATCTATAATCAACATTCCAAGTTCTTTCACAGGGGCAAAGATAGCAGAACGCGGTCCAATCACAATATCCGCTTCACCCTTTTGGATACGATGCCACTGATCGTAGCGTTCCCCATCGCTTAACCGGCTGTGCAGCAACGCAACACGATCCCCGAATCTTCCAACAAACCGCGATGCTGTCTGCGGTGTGAGCGAAATCTCTGGCACCAATACGATAATAGATTTTCCGTGTGCAAGGATTTCTGCCATCGCCTGCATGTAGACCTCAGTTTTTCCGCTCCCCGTCACGCCATGCAGTAGGAAAGTTGGTGCTTGATCAACGGTGCCCCTGTAGGGGCTGGGTGACCCAGCCCCTACGGCGTTCCGAATCTCCTCAAATGCTATTGATTGTGCCGGATTCAGGTGAAGCGGTTGTGTTGCCGGGACCGGTTCAGAACTCAGTGGATTACGAACCGCACGCGTACGGGCGATATGAATAAACCCACGCCTTTCAAGCGTGCGGAGTAGTGAAATGCTGGTTCCTACCCGTTTCGTCAGGTCGGTTGTTCCCAACGGAACACCTTCGTCAAGCAAAATCTGCAGAATTTCGGCATGTTTAGCAGCGGCAGCGTGTCGACGATTGCTCGTGCGCTGTCCAAGCGGATTTTCAGAACCCTCCGCGGCACTTTTAAGTTGAGAAATCTCCGCCTCAATTTCAGCAGGCGACAAAGCTAAAGCTGCTACATTGGTTTCCTGCGTGGTTGCTTTCGGTTTGTGGGTAACATTGGTCTCGACAGCACCTTTTTCGCTGAGTTTGGTAATTCTCGAACGGACACCTTGATAACTCAAACCCATCCGTCTGGCAAGTTGATTGATAGAAAGTTCACCCTCTGCTTCCAAAAGTTCGACGAGTTCTTTTTGGACTTTTCCGAGTGACCCTGAAAATTCAGGAAGAAGCCGGACCTGTTCTCTTTTCTGGGTTCGCACAGCAGCTGGCACTGCACAAAAAAGAGCGATACCCCACGGGCAAACATAATATTCCGCCATCCATTTAGTGAGAGCGAGCAGTTCAGCCGAGAACGTCGGAGCCTCATCAAGGCATTCGGAAATATTTTTGATAAGGTTAGGTGCCAGATCGGTATCATCGAGTCGTTCGACAACGACACCTTCCTGACGCGCGCTTCGGAAAGGTGCTAAAACACGGCTCCCAGGTTGTAAAACTGGGTCCAGTTTGGGAGGCACGCCGTACGTGAACACTTGATCGACCGATAGGGGAAAAGCGACATTTGCATAACGCATAATTAGTTGTCAGTAAGATGGGCTGTCGGCTATCGGCTATCAGTAACAAGAGGTTTTTTGATTAACAGAAAACCCTCTTTGCTGACTGCCGACGGCTATTTCCTTTCTATGCTTCAGACAAACGAGCAAGCACCTTTTTAACATCTTCCCACACTTCACGCTTGGCACCCGGGTTCCTGAGTAGGTATGCCGGATGATACGTCGGCATCACAACCGGAGGTTGTCTATGTGGTGGGACGCGTAGTCCTGCTACATTACATGGATGGAACTCCCCGCGAAGTTTTGTAATACCTATTTTCGTATCAAGCATCATCTGTGCAGCAAAACTCCCGAGTGCCACAATCACCTTCGGTTGAATGAGTTCTATCTGACGCACCAAATAAGGACTACACGTTTCAACTTCATCTGGGGCAGGGTTTCTGTTACCCGGAGGACGGCATTTAAGCACGTTGGCGATATAAACATCCCCGCGCTTGAGTTTCATCCCAGCCTCGATGATTTGCGTTAGCAATTGACCTGCTCTCCCGACAAAAGGTTCTCCTTGACGGTCCTCGTCAGCCCCTGGTGCTTCACCGATGAACATAAGGTCGGCACTCGTATCTCCGACACCAAAGACAACACTATTCCGCGTTTCATGTAATGGACATTTGGTACAACTCGCGGCATCAGTCGCCAAAGTAGGCAGGTCAAAGTCCGAATAAGAGGACACCTCCGCAGACTCTTGTGATTCTGCTTCTATGAAACCGAAGTGAAGTTGTTCTTCCATATATTCCCTCACACTCGCAACAAGTTCAATGTAATCTTTTCTGAAGTTATCTCTATCCATAATGGCTTTCAGTAAGAAAGGCTATCGGCTATCGGCTATCAGCAGTCAGTAAAGAAGTTTTTGGTAAAGAAACGTTTTCTTGCTGACCGCTGACGGCTGATGGCTTCTTTGCTATTGCCGCTGCCTGCTAATTCCGTAGATCGTAAATCAGAGACATACCATCGAACCAAGTAATATACAAGAAGAGCGCAATCAGGAGAACAATGCAGACCTGTTGGACAACCTCTTGTGCTTTCCGTGGCATCGGTCTGCCGCGGATCTTCTCAACGGCGAAAAACAGTAGATGTCCACCATCAGCGATAGGAATCGGCAACAGATTGACGATACAAAGGTTGATGCTAATAAACCCAATAAAAAAGAGCACGCTGCTCAACCCAACCCGATCGAACATACGGCTCGTCGCGTTTGCAATACCGATTGGACCGGCGAGATGCTTCGGTGATACCTCCCCACCTACCAGCTGTTGCAAGGTTCTACCGACAGTCGTAAATGTCAACCATGTCGCTTCGACCCCTTTTCCTAACCCTGTGAACAGGTTATACTCGGGTAGGGGTGCTGCTTTCTCCGAAAATTCTATTCCACTCAGGGAAACCTGCCATGCCAATCCGAAGAGGAGTCCGTCAGTCTTTGTCTCTGGACTTTGATTTTCCGCTGCAAGGATTACTTTTTGCAGGTTTCCATCTCGCATCAAACCGATCTCAATCGGTTCGTTTGCCATCGCCTCGAGTTGCGCGTGGAGGGTCGTCTTGTCTATTTCCTCTCCGTTAAGCGTAACAAGCACATCCCCATTCCGAATTCCGGCATCTTCAGCGACGCTCCCTTTCTGAACAGCTGCTGTCACACGCCAGTGTACTGGGATTTCAAGCGTGAATGTCTCATCACCACGACGAATGCCGAGCCGCAACGCCTCTTGATTTGCGTTGATGCGCTCATAAAATGCCTTATATTTTTCATCGATCCAGTTTGCCGAAGGATGCCACACGAGGTAACCAAAATATGGGACGTTATAGAGCCTCTCGCCATTGATACTCTCAATCTGGTCTCCCACTTGGATTCCGGCTTCTGCAGCGAGACTACCCTCTCTGACGTGACCGGCAATTGTCTCCATTTTACTACTCACCGAAAGTACACCTATATCTCCCCTGACACTCGGTTCAGCATCAGGTTTAACCAGCAAGGTCTCGCGTTTACCATTCCGTTCAACAACCAATTCGATCACTCTATTAGCACTCGTATATATCCTTGTTTGGAACATTGCCCAGTGACTCACCGAGTCGCCATTGACGGAAACAATTGTGTCGTCGGGCATCAATCCGCCCCTGGCACCGGCACCATCTTCAGCAACCCATCCTATCTGAATTGGACCCTTTTCACCGAGTGGTAAACCCGTCAATCCGCCGACTAACCGTGCGGAATCTGCGTTAAGTCCGGTAGCGAAGACAAGCCAATATATCAATACACCAAACAGGAGATTAACAACAGGACCCGCGGCGACAACAAATGCACGACTCCCAAGTGGTGCACTCGCAAATTCACCCGGAGCACCGGTTTGTTCGCTTGGGTTCTCACCCTCCATCTGCACGTATCCACCAAATGGCAATAGAGAGATTTTATACTCTGTTTCACCCCGTTGAAACCCGATAAGTTTAGGACCGAAACCGAGAGAGAACGTATTTACCTTAATACCACACCGTTTTGCCGCATAAAAGTGGCCCAACTCATGTATAAAGATAATAAACCCGAGAGGAATAATCGCGAGGATCGCCGTTTTAATGTACGGAATGATGGAACTGATTAAGTCGACCAAGAATTCCATAGTGTCTATTACTCCTTTATTTGATGTTTCTTTTATCAGTAGGGGCTGGGTTACCCAGCCCTTACACCTGATTGTGTTTTATTTTTTATTATTGAACGTGCTGTTGATTTTGCCCACCGATCAACCTCAAGGATATCCGAAAGTGTTGGATCGGCAATCACCACATGCTTATCCATCACACTCGCAAGGATCGCCGGGATATCCATAAATCCGATGCAAGCGTTCAGAAAAGCCTCTACGACCACTTCATCCGCACTACTGAGAACCACTGGTAGCGTGCCACCGACTTCTGCGGCGGTATACGCAAGCGATAGACACGGAAACTTCTCGAAGTCAACCGGTTCAAAGTGTAGCGCGCGAGACTCCATCAAATCCAAACGCGGCACTGGTGTAGAGAGTCTGCGGGGATAGGTTAACGCGTATTGGATCATAATACGCATATCTGTAGGTCCCAGCTGGGCAAGCGTAGAACCATCTGTCCATTCCACCATGGAATGAACAATACTCTCTGGATGAACAACGATGTCAATCTTTGAAAGTTCTATATCAAACAACCACTTCGCTTCAATGACTTCCAGTCCCTTGTTCATCATCGTCGCGGAGTCGATTGTGATCTTCTGTCCCATTTTCCAATTTGGATGTTGGAGTGCCTGTTGCGGCGTGACGGAATAGAGTTCCTCTTTTGGCACCTCTCGGAACGGTCCGCCTGACGCGGTAATCAAGAGTCGATGTATATCCGCTTGTCGGTCACGTGCGCCCTCCAAACACTGGAAAATGGCACTCATCTCACCATCTATCGGTATCAAGTTAACGCCGTTTTCTTGAACCGCTGCATTCACAAGAGGTCCCGCCATCACCATGACCTCTTTGTTGACGAAAGCAATATCTTTACCGGCGTTAATCGCTGCCAAAGTCGGTAACAAGCCTGCACTTCCACCCATTCCGTCCAAAACTTGGGACACTTCAGGCATTGTAGCTACGACTTGAAGCCCCTCGGTACCAGCGAGCACTTGTGGGTTTCCATTGAGGTCTCGAATCCGTTCACGGAGTTGGCACGCCGCTGTCGGTTCATTTAGAGCCACCAACGCGGGACGATACCGTCGAATCTGTTGCTCAAGGGCATCAACGTCTCGGTTCGCTGCAAGACCAACGACCTTAAATTCGTCAGCATGCGTGTCAACAACGCTGAGGGCGTTCTTCCCAATAGAACCCGTGCTACCAAGTATGGCGATGTGCTTCATAGTTTTAATAGTCACCAGTTATCAGTTATCGGTTATCAGTGAAGAGTCCCTTGTGGCAATCCCGTTTGCTGTATCCTCCACAGAAACCCTCTTTAACTTTGACCAAGAACTCGTCTACAGATAATTTTGCTAAGGCGCGAGTTCTTGGTCAAGACTGACAACTGATAACTATTCACGCTATCCCAAATTTCCGGTCAATTCCAGATAATAATAAAGAACGGGTGTGCTAAAAATCAGGCTATCGCATCTATCAATGAATCCACCGTGCCCCGGAATTACTTGTCCGGAGTCCTTAACACCGGCAGTTCGTTTCATAAGTGAGGCACTTAAATCCCCAAGTTGCCCCAACACACTCAATAGCAATCCAATAAAGACGGCATTTACCCAAGAGAGCGTTCCCTTCAGGAGAATCATACTCAGCACGAAACTCGTCAAAGTCCCTACAACCAATCCACCGATAGTCCCTTCGACCGTCTTTCGCGGACTCACCGGCGTGCCGAGTTTGTGTTTGCCGAACGCTCTCCCTACGAGATACGCACCGGTGTCACTGCACCAAATTATTCCAGCCAACAGAAAGATAAGATGCCTGCCGACCGGCTCCGCATTTCGTAGCAAAATAAGGTGGTACCCGAGTGCCCAACCGATCGTTAAAATGCCGGTTAATTTGAGAGTAGCAGCGAGCAATTCACCGGCGACCTTCCCTCTAAAAATACTTTCTGCGAAAACGTAGATGAAGACGAAGGTGAAGAAACTAAATATTACCGTTGATGCAGATACTGTCTCTGTCAGTGTAGGCAAAAAATACGCGAACAAACAGAACGCACTTGTTAAGAGTACCGGCATCACCGGATTCAATTTTTCCGTGAAGTGCTGTGCTAAGCGACAGTACTCAACTTGCATCATTACAACTGCAATAGACACAAGTAGCAGATAGAGCCAATTTCCCCAATAGACAATCAGGAGAACTAACGGTACCAGCACAACTACACTCAAGGCTCTCCGCCAAAACATAGGTTTTGTATCCTGCTAATCAGTAACTGACAACTATTCCTAAGTCTCTAATAACTCAGATTCTTTTGCCTCCGTCAACTCGCTAATCTGGTCGATGTATGCATCCGTGAGCTGCTGAACGGGGTCGTTACTTCCTTTTCCGCGCTTCTTATTGCCGCCGCGGCTCCTGCTTTTACCACCGCCATCGCCGTCACCACCTTCAAGTTTTTTGACAGCTTCATTGGCATCGCGGCGAATATTCCGAATCGCCACTTTACCCTCTTCAGCGAGTTTACGGACGACTTTCGTCAACTCGGTTCGGCGTTCCATTGTGAGCTCGGGGACCAAGATCCTAATAACGTTCCCGTCGTTACTCGTTGAGAATCCGAGATCGGAAAGAGCTATTGCTTTCTCAATTTCTGTAATTAGCGTTTTGTCCCAAGGTTGAATGACGAGCAGACGAGGCTCAGGAGTCGTAATCGTGCCGACCTGACTCAGCGGGCTTTTACTACCGTAATACGTAACGCTCACCTGGTCTAAGAGTGCTGTTGTCGCGCGCCCTGTTTGCACGTGCGACAGTTTCGTCGCCGTTGCTTCGACCGTTTTCTGCATTCGGGACTCAGCCTGTTGAAGAATTTGTTGCATCTGATTTTTCCCCAGAGTAGTTATCGGTTATCGGTTGTCGGTTAAAGAGTTTCCTCTGGCATCCACAGAAACCTCTTGTAACTTTAACCAAAAACTCGTCTACCGATACTTTTGCTAAAGCACGAGTTGTTGGTTAACACTGACAACCGTTCCGCTATTCCATTATCTTTACTGTCCAAGGACATAGAGCACAAAACGTTTGACGACGATATTCTCGCCTAATTGGGCTATAGCGTCCTTTACAAGGGTTTCAATGGTTTTGTCTGTATCGCGAATATAGGCTTGCTGTAGGAGGCATGTCTCTGAGTAAAACTTAGATATCCGTCCTTCAACAATCCGGTCAGCGATGTGGGCAGGTTTACCTTCTTGCTCCGCTTGAGCTTTCAAAATCGATTTTTCAGCCTCAAGGTCCTCGGCGGGTACATCCTCCGGCTTAAGGTATTTCGGTTTAGCGGCTGCGACCTGCATCGCAATCTCTTTCCCTAACGCTTGGAATTGTTCCGTTCGTGCGACAAAATCGGTTTCGCAATTCAGTTCAACTAATGTACCAACACGGCTGCCGGGGTGGATATATGAAATGATCAAACCCTCTTCTGTCGCCCTGCCACCTTTCACTTCGGAAGCTTTCAAGCCTTGCTCCCGCAACTTCTGAATCGCTTCGTCAATATTTCCATTCGTCTCTGTTAGCGCCTTTTTGCAGTCCATAATCCCTGCCCCCGTGCGCGAACGGAGGTCGCTAACGAGCTTTGCTGTAATTGCCATTTATCCTCCTCTTATTTTCGCTTTGGCTTTCTTCACAGTGAAGGAGCCGTGAGCGGTCGGAGGAATGGTTGTCAGTCCGAGAACGGGGACGTTCCGTTTCGGTGGTCAGTTATCGGTTAAGGGACCGCTTGTGGCA from Candidatus Poribacteria bacterium harbors:
- the priA gene encoding primosomal protein N', which gives rise to MRYANVAFPLSVDQVFTYGVPPKLDPVLQPGSRVLAPFRSARQEGVVVERLDDTDLAPNLIKNISECLDEAPTFSAELLALTKWMAEYYVCPWGIALFCAVPAAVRTQKREQVRLLPEFSGSLGKVQKELVELLEAEGELSINQLARRMGLSYQGVRSRITKLSEKGAVETNVTHKPKATTQETNVAALALSPAEIEAEISQLKSAAEGSENPLGQRTSNRRHAAAAKHAEILQILLDEGVPLGTTDLTKRVGTSISLLRTLERRGFIHIARTRAVRNPLSSEPVPATQPLHLNPAQSIAFEEIRNAVGAGSPSPYRGTVDQAPTFLLHGVTGSGKTEVYMQAMAEILAHGKSIIVLVPEISLTPQTASRFVGRFGDRVALLHSRLSDGERYDQWHRIQKGEADIVIGPRSAIFAPVKELGMLIIDEEHSDSYKSDTAPRYHAREVAQKRSELANCPVLLGSATPSLESFYRAKNGSYRLLEMPDRVLDRKMPDVHIVDMRAEFRKGNRTIFSEMLRSSIEERLVRREQIILFLNRRGHSTYVFCRTCGYVEQCDNCSISLTYHRETKQLVCHHCGNKRPTHPACPQCSSEAIRFFGAGTEAVEQEVRKSFPKANAKRFDADSTSRKNAHQQILEAFERQQIDILIGTQMVSKGLDFPNVTLVGVIAADTALNLPDFRASEQTFSLLTQVAGRSGRAELEGKVVIQTYMPEHYCILAAQKHDYLNFYTQEVEARGALRYPPFSHVATLLLRGKDEEEVIKTAHAVRDQLVVAGSPSPYKPTDQGRTSEVSESEMATVEILGPAPAPLSKIEGKFRWHFLLRSNAVGKIGQLLKRLTEEPPAAIKSNAVEFVIDIDPTNTL
- a CDS encoding uracil-DNA glycosylase — protein: MMDRDNFRKDYIELVASVREYMEEQLHFGFIEAESQESAEVSSYSDFDLPTLATDAASCTKCPLHETRNSVVFGVGDTSADLMFIGEAPGADEDRQGEPFVGRAGQLLTQIIEAGMKLKRGDVYIANVLKCRPPGNRNPAPDEVETCSPYLVRQIELIQPKVIVALGSFAAQMMLDTKIGITKLRGEFHPCNVAGLRVPPHRQPPVVMPTYHPAYLLRNPGAKREVWEDVKKVLARLSEA
- the rseP gene encoding RIP metalloprotease RseP, producing MEFLVDLISSIIPYIKTAILAIIPLGFIIFIHELGHFYAAKRCGIKVNTFSLGFGPKLIGFQRGETEYKISLLPFGGYVQMEGENPSEQTGAPGEFASAPLGSRAFVVAAGPVVNLLFGVLIYWLVFATGLNADSARLVGGLTGLPLGEKGPIQIGWVAEDGAGARGGLMPDDTIVSVNGDSVSHWAMFQTRIYTSANRVIELVVERNGKRETLLVKPDAEPSVRGDIGVLSVSSKMETIAGHVREGSLAAEAGIQVGDQIESINGERLYNVPYFGYLVWHPSANWIDEKYKAFYERINANQEALRLGIRRGDETFTLEIPVHWRVTAAVQKGSVAEDAGIRNGDVLVTLNGEEIDKTTLHAQLEAMANEPIEIGLMRDGNLQKVILAAENQSPETKTDGLLFGLAWQVSLSGIEFSEKAAPLPEYNLFTGLGKGVEATWLTFTTVGRTLQQLVGGEVSPKHLAGPIGIANATSRMFDRVGLSSVLFFIGFISINLCIVNLLPIPIADGGHLLFFAVEKIRGRPMPRKAQEVVQQVCIVLLIALFLYITWFDGMSLIYDLRN
- a CDS encoding 1-deoxy-D-xylulose-5-phosphate reductoisomerase, whose product is MKHIAILGSTGSIGKNALSVVDTHADEFKVVGLAANRDVDALEQQIRRYRPALVALNEPTAACQLRERIRDLNGNPQVLAGTEGLQVVATMPEVSQVLDGMGGSAGLLPTLAAINAGKDIAFVNKEVMVMAGPLVNAAVQENGVNLIPIDGEMSAIFQCLEGARDRQADIHRLLITASGGPFREVPKEELYSVTPQQALQHPNWKMGQKITIDSATMMNKGLEVIEAKWLFDIELSKIDIVVHPESIVHSMVEWTDGSTLAQLGPTDMRIMIQYALTYPRRLSTPVPRLDLMESRALHFEPVDFEKFPCLSLAYTAAEVGGTLPVVLSSADEVVVEAFLNACIGFMDIPAILASVMDKHVVIADPTLSDILEVDRWAKSTARSIIKNKTQSGVRAG
- a CDS encoding phosphatidate cytidylyltransferase, with the translated sequence MFWRRALSVVVLVPLVLLIVYWGNWLYLLLVSIAVVMMQVEYCRLAQHFTEKLNPVMPVLLTSAFCLFAYFLPTLTETVSASTVIFSFFTFVFIYVFAESIFRGKVAGELLAATLKLTGILTIGWALGYHLILLRNAEPVGRHLIFLLAGIIWCSDTGAYLVGRAFGKHKLGTPVSPRKTVEGTIGGLVVGTLTSFVLSMILLKGTLSWVNAVFIGLLLSVLGQLGDLSASLMKRTAGVKDSGQVIPGHGGFIDRCDSLIFSTPVLYYYLELTGNLG
- the frr gene encoding ribosome recycling factor, yielding MQQILQQAESRMQKTVEATATKLSHVQTGRATTALLDQVSVTYYGSKSPLSQVGTITTPEPRLLVIQPWDKTLITEIEKAIALSDLGFSTSNDGNVIRILVPELTMERRTELTKVVRKLAEEGKVAIRNIRRDANEAVKKLEGGDGDGGGKSRSRGGNKKRGKGSNDPVQQLTDAYIDQISELTEAKESELLET
- the tsf gene encoding translation elongation factor Ts, which codes for MAITAKLVSDLRSRTGAGIMDCKKALTETNGNIDEAIQKLREQGLKASEVKGGRATEEGLIISYIHPGSRVGTLVELNCETDFVARTEQFQALGKEIAMQVAAAKPKYLKPEDVPAEDLEAEKSILKAQAEQEGKPAHIADRIVEGRISKFYSETCLLQQAYIRDTDKTIETLVKDAIAQLGENIVVKRFVLYVLGQ